TGGCGGAAGAAGACGTCCCCGTGCCGGCGATCCCCGCGTCGTCCGCCGGCGGACGCCGAGGCATCCATCACCCGTCGTTCGGCCCCCTGATCGCTGAGATGCAGGTGCTGGCCCGCCGGCACCCGGGGGCGACATGGTGAGCGTCGAACACGCCCGGGAGGTGGCCGCGGCCGTCGTCGATCCCGAGGTGCCGGTGCTCACGATCGACGACCTCGGTGTGCTCCGCGACGTGCGGGTCGACGGCGACACGGTGACCGTCACGATCACCCCCACCTACTCGGGATGCCCCGCGGTCGAGGCGATCCGCGACGACATCGTCCTCGCGCTCACCTCGGCGGGCTTCGACAACGCCGTGGTGAGAACCACCCTCACCCCCGCGTGGACCACCGACTGGATGAGCGACGAGGGCCGCCGCAAGCTCAGCGAGTACGGCATCGCCCCGCCGACGGGTCGCGCTCCGGCCGGTCCC
This portion of the Microbacterium testaceum StLB037 genome encodes:
- the paaD gene encoding 1,2-phenylacetyl-CoA epoxidase subunit PaaD, with product MVSVEHAREVAAAVVDPEVPVLTIDDLGVLRDVRVDGDTVTVTITPTYSGCPAVEAIRDDIVLALTSAGFDNAVVRTTLTPAWTTDWMSDEGRRKLSEYGIAPPTGRAPAGPIRLTLSVVCPRCGSLDTRELSRFGSTSCKSLWECRACLEPFDHFKAL